The Oncorhynchus mykiss isolate Arlee chromosome 28, USDA_OmykA_1.1, whole genome shotgun sequence genome includes a window with the following:
- the LOC110508459 gene encoding uncharacterized protein LOC110508459 isoform X1 → MQTLREEQGPPLPLSSLRLFVPPLRLVCAALWQVIERRDIMDYGLLEEFATTVLEIVPELMSYRERVQLLLGLRARLVLELCRCDDELCRPDTVQPHLNRMRSCVSNHKGEVSDPNVEASEASFTKLIETLMEEPTERELFFQNVFPEEFGPKYDSTLQILVWEFLSRLEKLLPTPNIKQTASWLNLAPALLEECVQSVAHPEPLQALLHHHKNGKQLDTNALRSTGGDYILSSLSSPSSVKEESASYQAGPERQSYPTMQGYQSPFPCDEPEMSWDCRMADCRVWTVKPPAGSASVEVKTIDDATDIMAKRKTIVKESIKETRREEAVLCPQTRSGLKTSRLTAACLRRQPVLRLNRLDMNNMPFPKSLLTLILRRGRLQAEATRRPGPKRRGRKKKRRRGRGVANEQIETDTLDVSDTPPPKSSLTLTLKRGIVQAEATSSQVPKKRGRKKGQKMGPGITRLKIEKVGVHTLDISDMSLPKTSLKLIIRRGKLQAEATDRKDGQKRRGRKKKWRRGRGVRNEKTEAKGVKRERSPETEEDAEPSDNELWTTVNKGATVDESGGVRPSPHCPSSHKREEELQQPIQNFHSEEHSGHMAKGQNREERSESVPQDSLTPEPSNSSHKRSFRSEKHRGHMAEGQNRKERSESVPQDSLTPEPSNSSHKRSQRSEEHRGHMAEGQNRKERSESLPQDSQTPEPSNSSHKKSQRSEEHRGHMAEGQNRKERSESVPQDSQTPEPSNSSHKRSQRVKACSFCGKTFTDTLGLTRHMRSHIEQMSHQCTQCGQDFEFSEDLEEHQNHGCEMNKKDNSEENGDDYCGRTVQQKPDLKKKPDLKRDKKPDLKGAKKTDLKGGKKTDLKGDKKTDLKGDKKTDLKGDKKPDLEGDKKPDLEGDKKPDLEGDKKTDLEGDKKTDLEGDKKPDLEGDKKPDLEGDKKSDLEGDKKSDLEGDKKPDLKGDQKPDLEGDKKPDQEGDKKPDLKGDTQDCSIKCHVCGKITTRMLGLRRHLLIHFNNGAYKCSACPKTFISNADLRSHLRSKRSCREKCSDEVITTGLHVKSVPGEYNCPYCGDTFQLPDDLRGHTKDCSRKCHVCGKTTARMLDMRRHMLKHNNNGPYKCPVCPRTFISHTDLKMHLKTKKLCREKCSDVMMNELLSSADGKCRENVNEAGVVTRCQQPSSNNTARPLKSIEEFFEEFSHDLQQSDNSISSEVNLNSLNSLDEDYSDEISQYQPMKDVDLNCLHEDSIMTTEDYSDEISQYPPVKDVDLNTLHEDYSQAEISQYQPVKDVDPVEDRRSVDDSGGNEMANDKEPNSTECLTEEQVSHTEACPLQDSQSETSGEVKNEIQRGKLQAEATGSQGQKRRGRKRKERRGRGVRNEKTEAKGVKREHSPETEEDAEPSYKELWTSVNERTSVNDSGGVRPSPQCPSSHKNEEEFQQPIQNFHSEEHSGHMAEGQNRKERSESVPQDSLTPEASNSSHKRSQRIKACSFCGKTFTDTLGLTRHMRSHIEQMSHQCTQCGQDFEFSEDLEEHQKSSCEEKKTEGGGNNNENGEDNGDDYCGESVQQKTELKKNSDLQGDLKQHVKGDTQDCSIKCHVCGKITTRMLGLRRHLLLHFNDGAYKCSACPKTFISNADLRSHLRSKRSCREKCSDEVITTGLHLKSVPGEYKCPYCGDTFQLPHDQKGHTKDCSRKCHVCGKTTARMLDMRRHMLKHNNNGPIKCPVCPRTFIFHTDLKTHLKIKILCRQKCSDVMAKELLSSVDGRSSSFFETGVMTRCQQPSSSNTGGPSRIGPVLGLKSFEEFFEELSHDSDISMSSNVNLNSLHEDYSQEVSQCQPMKEIDQSNPGEYKCPHCGDTFQFPHDLKGHTKDCSRKCHVCGKTTSKTCDMRRHMLKHYDGPIKCPVCPKSFMFHTDLKKHLKTKRLCREKCSDVLVKELLSTVDGRCRKNVSETGVMARCQQSNSLKSYEEFFEELPRDSDKSMSSGVNLYSLHEDYSDEISQYQPMKDVDLNSLREDYCDEISQCQHIKDIDADEDDKSLEDSGGNEMPNCHTLDERACDSTQSVS, encoded by the exons AATGTTTTTCCAGAGGAGTTTGGCCCCAAGTATGACTCAACACTGCAGATTCTGGTGTGGGAGTTCCTGTCCAGACTGGAGAAACTGCTTCCTACTCCAAACATTAAACAG ACTGCATCGTGGCTCAACCTGGCCCCTGCTCTCTTAGAGGAGTGTGTGCAGTCTGTGGCTCACCCTGAGCCATTACAGGCACTCCTCCATCACCATAAAAATGGAAAACAGTTAGACACCAATG CTCTAAGGTCCACTGGTGGTGACTACATCCTCTCTTCACTGTCTTCCCCTTCCTCTGTGAAGGAAGAAAGTGCCTCTTACCAagctggcccagagagacagtcCTATCCCACCATGCAGGGATATCAAAGCCCTTTCCCCTGTGATGAACCAGAGATGAGCTGGGACTGCCGAATGGCAGATTGTAGGGTCTGGACTGTAAAGCCACCAGCTGGTTCTGCTTCTGTCGAGGTCAAAACTATAGACGACGCCACTGATATAATGGCTAAACGCAAGACGATCGTCAAAGAGTCAATCAAAGAGACTAGGAGAGAAGAAGCTGTTCTCTGCCCTCAGACACGCAGCGGGCTGAAAACCAGCCGCTTGACAGCTGCCTGTCTGCGCCGTCAGCCTGTACTGCGTTTGAACAGGCTTGACATGAACAATATGCCGTTCCCCAAGTCCTTGCTAACACTGATTCTAAGGAGGGGGAGACTGCAGGCTGAGGCGACGAGACGCCCAGGACCGAAAAGAAGAGGCAGAAAGAAAAAACGGAGACGAGGACGTGGCGTTGCAAACGAGCAGATTGAAACAGACACACTGGACGTAAGCGATACGCCGCCACCCAAGTCATCACTAACACTGACCCTAAAGAGAGGGATAGTGCAGGCTGAGGCGACGAGTTCCCAGGTACCGaaaaagagaggcagaaagaAAGGACAGAAAATGGGACCTGGTATCACAAGATTAAAGATCGAAAAGGTTGGAGTACATACGCTTGACATTAGCGATATGTCATTGCCCAAGACCTCGCTAAAGCTGATCATAAGGAGAGGGAAGCTGCAGGCCGAGGCAACGGACAGAAAAGATGGACAGAAAAGAAGAGGCAGAAAGAAAAAATGGAGGAGAGGACGTGGTGTCAGAAATGAGAAGACTGAAGCAAAGGGTGTGAAAAGAGAGCGGTCACCTGAAACGGA GGAAGATGCCGAACCATCAGATAATGAACTTTGGACCACTGTCAATAAAGGGGCCACTGTCGATGAGTCTG GTGGAGTCCGTCCTTCTCCTCATTGTCCATCATCTCATAAGAGGGAGGAGGAATTGCAACAGCCCATACAGAACTTTCACTCAGAGGAGCACAGTGGTCATATGGCCAAagggcagaacagagaggaaCGGTCAGAGAGTGTACCTCAGGACTCTCTAACTCCTGAGCCATCCAACAGCTCTCACAAAAGAAGCTTTCGCTCAGAGAAGCACAGAGGACATATGGCAGAAGGGCAGAACAGAAAAGAACGCTCAGAGAGTGTACCTCAGGACTCTCTAACTCCTGAGCCATCCAACAGCTCTCACAAAAGAAGCCAACGCTCAGAGGAGCACAGAGGACATATGGCAGAAGGGCAGAACAGAAAAGAACGCTCAGAGAGTTTACCTCAGGACTCTCAAACTCCTGAGCCATCCAACAGCTCTCACAAAAAAAGCCAACGCTCAGAGGAGCACAGAGGACATATGGCAGAAGGGCAGAACAGAAAAGAACGCTCAGAGAGTGTACCTCAGGACTCTCAAACTCCTGAGCCATCCAACAGCTCTCACAAAAGAAGCCAACGCGTCAAAGCATGCTCTTTCTGTGGCAAGACTTTCACTGACACACTGGGCTTGACAAGACACATGCGATCTCACATTGAGCAGATGTCACATCAATGCACCCAGTGTGGGCAAGACTTTGAATTCAGTGAGGACTTAGAGGAACACCAGAATCATGGCTGTGAGATGAACAAAAAGGATAATAGTGAGGAAAATGGTGATGACTACTGTGGGAGAACTGTACAGCAAAAACCTGATCTGAAAAAAAAACCTGATCTAAAAAGAGACAAAAAACCTGATCTGAAAGGAGCCAAAAAAACTGATCTGAAAGGAGGCAAAAAAACTGATCTGAAAGGAGACAAAAAAACTGATCTGAAAGGAGACAAAAAAACTGATCTGAAAGGAGACAAAAAACCTGATCTGGAAGGAGACAAAAAACCTGATCTGGAAGGAGACAAAAAACCTGATCTGGAAGGAGACAAAAAAACTGATCTGGAAGGAGACAAAAAAACTGATCTGGAAGGAGACAAAAAACCTGATCTGGAAGGAGACAAAAAACCTGATCTGGAAGGAGACAAAAAATCTGATCTGGAAGGAGACAAAAAATCTGATCTGGAAGGAGACAAAAAACCTGATCTGAAAGGAGACCAAAAACCTGATCTGGAAGGAGACAAAAAACCTGATCAGGAAGGAGACAAAAAACCTGATCTGAAAGGAGACACGCAAGACTGCTCCATAAAGTGCCATGTGTGCGGGAAAATAACTACTCGTATGCTGGGTTTGCGAAGGCACCTTCTAATTCACTTCAACAATGGAGCATACAAGTGCTCTGCGTGTCCAAAGACTTTTATATCAAATGCTGATTTGAGATCGCACCTGAGATCAAAAAGATCTTGCAGGGAGAAATGTTCTGATGAAGTAATTACTACCGGGCTCCACGTCAAATCTGTTCCTGGTGAGTACAACTGTCCTTACTGTGGGGACACTTTCCAGCTCCCAGATGATCTGAGAGGACACACAAAAGACTGTTCCAGAAAGTGCCATGTGtgtgggaaaactactgctcgAATGCTGGATATGCGAAGGCACATGTTAAAGCACAACAACAATGGCCCGTACAAGTGCCCGGTGTGTCCAAGGACTTTTATATCCCATACTGATTTGAAGATGcacctaaaaacaaaaaaactttgTCGGGAGAAATGTTCTGATGTAATGATGAATGAATTACTCTCTTCAGCAGATGGTAAATGTAGGGAAAATGTCAATGAAGCAGGAGTCGTGACAAGGTGCCAACAACCAAGCTCTAACAACACAGCCAGGCCTTTGAAGAGCATTGAAGAGTTCTTTGAAGAATTCTCTCATGACTTGCAGCAGTCCGATAACAGCATAAGTAGTGAAGTGAACCTGAATAGCCTGAATAGCCTCGACGAAGACTACAGTGACGAGATCAGTCAATACCAACCCATGAAGGATGTTGACCTGAATTGCCTCCACGAAGACTCCATCATGACCACTGAAGACTACAGTGACGAGATCAGTCAATACCCACCCGTTAAGGACGTTGACTTGAATACCCTCCATGAAGACTACAGTCAGGCTGAGATCAGTCAATACCAACCCGTTAAGGACGTTGACCCAGTGGAGGACAGAAGGTCTGTGGATGATTCAGGGGGAAATGAGATGGCCAATGACAAAGAACCAAACTCAACCGAATGCTTAACAGAGGAGCAAGTGTCCCACACTGAGGCATGCCCTCTCCaggattctcaatcagagacgagCGGAGAAGTGAAGAACGAGATACAG AGAGGGAAACTGCAGGCTGAGGCAACGGGTTCCCAAGGACAGAAAAGAAGAGgcagaaagaggaaagagagaagaggacgtGGTGTCAGAAATGAGAAGACCGAGGCAAAGGGTGTGAAAAGAGAGCACTCACCTGAGACTGA GGAAGATGCTGAACCATCATATAAAGAACTTTGGACCTCTGTCAATGAAAGGACCTCTGTCAATGATTCTG GTGGAGTCCGTCCTTCTCCTCAGTGTCCATCATCTCATAAAAATGAGGAGGAATTCCAACAGCCCATACAGAACTTTCACTCAGAGGAGCACAGTGGTCATATGGCAGAAGGGCAGAACAGAAAAGAACGCTCAGAGAGTGTACCTCAGGACTCTCTAACTCCTGAGGCATCCAACAGCTCTCACAAAAGAAGCCAACGCATCAAAGCATGCTCTTTCTGTGGCAAGACTTTCACTGACACACTGGGCTTGACAAGACACATGCGATCTCACATTGAGCAGATGTCACATCAATGCACCCAGTGTGGGCAAGACTTTGAATTCAGTGAGGACTTAGAGGAACACCAGAAGAGTAGCTGTGAGGAGAAGAAGACTGAGGGTGGAGGGAACAATAACGAGAACGGCGAGGACAATGGGGATGACTACTGTGGAGAAAGTGTCCAGCAAAAAACTGAATTGAAAAAAAATAGTGATCTGCAAGGAGACCTAAAACAACATGTGAAAGGAGACACGCAAGACTGCTCCATAAAGTGCCATGTGTGCGGGAAAATAACTACTCGTATGCTGGGTTTGCGAAGGCACCTTCTACTTCACTTCAACGATGGAGCATACAAGTGCTCTGCGTGTCCAAAGACTTTCATATCAAATGCTGATTTGAGATCGCACCTGAGATCAAAAAGATCTTGCAGGGAGAAATGTTCTGATGAAGTAATTACTACCGGGCTCCACCTCAAATCTGTCCCTGGTGAGTACAAGTGTCCTTACTGTGGGGACACTTTCCAGCTCCCACATGATCAGAAAGGGCACACAAAAGACTGTTCCAGAAAGTGCCATGTGtgtgggaaaactactgctcgAATGCTGGATATGCGAAGGCACATGTTAAAGCACAACAACAATGGCCCCATCAAGTGCCCGGTGTGTCCAAGGACGTTTATATTTCATACTGATTTGAAGACGCACCTGAAAATAAAAATACTTTGTCGGCAGAAATGTTCTGATGTGATGGCGAAGGAGTTACTGTCTTCCGTAGATGGTAGATCTAGTAGTTTTTTTGAAACAGGTGTCATGACAAGGTGCCAACAACCAAGCTCGAGCAACACAGGTGGGCCTTCAAGGATCGGGCCTGTGTTGGGCTTGAAGAGCTTTGAAGAGTTCTTTGAAGAGCTCTCTCATGACTCCGATATCAGCATGAGCAGCAATGTTAACCTGAATAGCCTCCATGAAGACTACAGTCAGGAGGTCAGTCAATGCCAACCCATGAAGGAGATTGATCAATCCAACCCGGGTGAATACAAGTGTCCTCACTGTGGGGACACTTTCCAGTTCCCACATGATCTGAAAGGACACACAAAAGACTGTTCCAGAAAGTGCCATGTTTGTGGGAAAACAACTTCGAAGACATGTGACATGCGAAGGCACATGTTAAAACACTACGATGGCCCCATCAAGTGCCCGGTGTGTCCGAAGAGTTTTATGTTCCATACTGATTTGAAGAAGCACCTGAAAACGAAAAGACTTTGTAGGGAGAAATGTTCTGATGTGTTGGTAAAGGAACTACTGTCAACAGTCGATGGTAGATGTAGGAAAAACGTCAGTGAAACAGGAGTCATGGCAAGGTGCCAACAATCAAACAGTTTGAAGAGCTATGAAGAGTTTTTTGAAGAGCTCCCTCGTGACTCAGATAAGAGCATGAGTAGTGGTGTGAACCTCTATAGCCTCCACGAAGACTACAGTGATGAGATCAGTCAATACCAACCCATGAAGGATGTTGACCTGAATAGCCTCCGCGAAGACTACTGTGATGAGATCAGTCAATGCCAACACATTAAGGACATTGACGCAGATGAGGACGATAAGTCTTTGGAAGATTCAGGGGGGAATGAGATGCCCAATTGTCACACCCTGGACGAGAGGGCCTGTGACTCAACTCAGTCAGTATCATAG
- the LOC110508459 gene encoding uncharacterized protein LOC110508459 isoform X2, which translates to MQTLREEQGPPLPLSSLRLFVPPLRLVCAALWQVIERRDIMDYGLLEEFATTVLEIVPELMSYRERVQLLLGLRARLVLELCRCDDELCRPDTVQPHLNRMRSCVSNHKGEVSDPNVEASEASFTKLIETLMEEPTERELFFQNVFPEEFGPKYDSTLQILVWEFLSRLEKLLPTPNIKQTASWLNLAPALLEECVQSVAHPEPLQALLHHHKNGKQLDTNALRSTGGDYILSSLSSPSSVKEESASYQAGPERQSYPTMQGYQSPFPCDEPEMSWDCRMADCRVWTVKPPAGSASVEVKTIDDATDIMAKRKTIVKESIKETRREEAVLCPQTRSGLKTSRLTAACLRRQPVLRLNRLDMNNMPFPKSLLTLILRRGRLQAEATRRPGPKRRGRKKKRRRGRGVANEQIETDTLDVSDTPPPKSSLTLTLKRGIVQAEATSSQVPKKRGRKKGQKMGPGITRLKIEKVGVHTLDISDMSLPKTSLKLIIRRGKLQAEATDRKDGQKRRGRKKKWRRGRGVRNEKTEAKGVKRERSPETEEDAEPSDNELWTTVNKGATVDESGGVRPSPHCPSSHKREEELQQPIQNFHSEEHSGHMAKGQNREERSESVPQDSLTPEPSNSSHKRSFRSEKHRGHMAEGQNRKERSESVPQDSLTPEPSNSSHKRSQRSEEHRGHMAEGQNRKERSESLPQDSQTPEPSNSSHKKSQRSEEHRGHMAEGQNRKERSESVPQDSQTPEPSNSSHKRSQRVKACSFCGKTFTDTLGLTRHMRSHIEQMSHQCTQCGQDFEFSEDLEEHQNHGCEMNKKDNSEENGDDYCGRTVQQKPDLKKKPDLKRDKKPDLKGAKKTDLKGGKKTDLKGDKKTDLKGDKKTDLKGDKKPDLEGDKKPDLEGDKKPDLEGDKKTDLEGDKKTDLEGDKKPDLEGDKKPDLEGDKKSDLEGDKKSDLEGDKKPDLKGDQKPDLEGDKKPDQEGDKKPDLKGDTQDCSIKCHVCGKITTRMLGLRRHLLIHFNNGAYKCSACPKTFISNADLRSHLRSKRSCREKCSDEVITTGLHVKSVPGEYNCPYCGDTFQLPDDLRGHTKDCSRKCHVCGKTTARMLDMRRHMLKHNNNGPYKCPVCPRTFISHTDLKMHLKTKKLCREKCSDVMMNELLSSADGKCRENVNEAGVVTRCQQPSSNNTARPLKSIEEFFEEFSHDLQQSDNSISSEVNLNSLNSLDEDYSDEISQYQPMKDVDLNCLHEDSIMTTEDYSDEISQYPPVKDVDLNTLHEDYSQAEISQYQPVKDVDPVEDRRSVDDSGGNEMANDKEPNSTECLTEEQVSHTEACPLQDSQSETSGEVKNEIQRGKLQAEATGSQGQKRRGRKRKERRGRGVRNEKTEAKGVKREHSPETEEDAEPSYKELWTSVNERTSVNDSVYSSPIFTKQSRQAYCPRDSRLHTDTVCTHAASETVLPSDKHVHLRNVSRLLSSYLASSLHGHLLLLVLILLAFW; encoded by the exons AATGTTTTTCCAGAGGAGTTTGGCCCCAAGTATGACTCAACACTGCAGATTCTGGTGTGGGAGTTCCTGTCCAGACTGGAGAAACTGCTTCCTACTCCAAACATTAAACAG ACTGCATCGTGGCTCAACCTGGCCCCTGCTCTCTTAGAGGAGTGTGTGCAGTCTGTGGCTCACCCTGAGCCATTACAGGCACTCCTCCATCACCATAAAAATGGAAAACAGTTAGACACCAATG CTCTAAGGTCCACTGGTGGTGACTACATCCTCTCTTCACTGTCTTCCCCTTCCTCTGTGAAGGAAGAAAGTGCCTCTTACCAagctggcccagagagacagtcCTATCCCACCATGCAGGGATATCAAAGCCCTTTCCCCTGTGATGAACCAGAGATGAGCTGGGACTGCCGAATGGCAGATTGTAGGGTCTGGACTGTAAAGCCACCAGCTGGTTCTGCTTCTGTCGAGGTCAAAACTATAGACGACGCCACTGATATAATGGCTAAACGCAAGACGATCGTCAAAGAGTCAATCAAAGAGACTAGGAGAGAAGAAGCTGTTCTCTGCCCTCAGACACGCAGCGGGCTGAAAACCAGCCGCTTGACAGCTGCCTGTCTGCGCCGTCAGCCTGTACTGCGTTTGAACAGGCTTGACATGAACAATATGCCGTTCCCCAAGTCCTTGCTAACACTGATTCTAAGGAGGGGGAGACTGCAGGCTGAGGCGACGAGACGCCCAGGACCGAAAAGAAGAGGCAGAAAGAAAAAACGGAGACGAGGACGTGGCGTTGCAAACGAGCAGATTGAAACAGACACACTGGACGTAAGCGATACGCCGCCACCCAAGTCATCACTAACACTGACCCTAAAGAGAGGGATAGTGCAGGCTGAGGCGACGAGTTCCCAGGTACCGaaaaagagaggcagaaagaAAGGACAGAAAATGGGACCTGGTATCACAAGATTAAAGATCGAAAAGGTTGGAGTACATACGCTTGACATTAGCGATATGTCATTGCCCAAGACCTCGCTAAAGCTGATCATAAGGAGAGGGAAGCTGCAGGCCGAGGCAACGGACAGAAAAGATGGACAGAAAAGAAGAGGCAGAAAGAAAAAATGGAGGAGAGGACGTGGTGTCAGAAATGAGAAGACTGAAGCAAAGGGTGTGAAAAGAGAGCGGTCACCTGAAACGGA GGAAGATGCCGAACCATCAGATAATGAACTTTGGACCACTGTCAATAAAGGGGCCACTGTCGATGAGTCTG GTGGAGTCCGTCCTTCTCCTCATTGTCCATCATCTCATAAGAGGGAGGAGGAATTGCAACAGCCCATACAGAACTTTCACTCAGAGGAGCACAGTGGTCATATGGCCAAagggcagaacagagaggaaCGGTCAGAGAGTGTACCTCAGGACTCTCTAACTCCTGAGCCATCCAACAGCTCTCACAAAAGAAGCTTTCGCTCAGAGAAGCACAGAGGACATATGGCAGAAGGGCAGAACAGAAAAGAACGCTCAGAGAGTGTACCTCAGGACTCTCTAACTCCTGAGCCATCCAACAGCTCTCACAAAAGAAGCCAACGCTCAGAGGAGCACAGAGGACATATGGCAGAAGGGCAGAACAGAAAAGAACGCTCAGAGAGTTTACCTCAGGACTCTCAAACTCCTGAGCCATCCAACAGCTCTCACAAAAAAAGCCAACGCTCAGAGGAGCACAGAGGACATATGGCAGAAGGGCAGAACAGAAAAGAACGCTCAGAGAGTGTACCTCAGGACTCTCAAACTCCTGAGCCATCCAACAGCTCTCACAAAAGAAGCCAACGCGTCAAAGCATGCTCTTTCTGTGGCAAGACTTTCACTGACACACTGGGCTTGACAAGACACATGCGATCTCACATTGAGCAGATGTCACATCAATGCACCCAGTGTGGGCAAGACTTTGAATTCAGTGAGGACTTAGAGGAACACCAGAATCATGGCTGTGAGATGAACAAAAAGGATAATAGTGAGGAAAATGGTGATGACTACTGTGGGAGAACTGTACAGCAAAAACCTGATCTGAAAAAAAAACCTGATCTAAAAAGAGACAAAAAACCTGATCTGAAAGGAGCCAAAAAAACTGATCTGAAAGGAGGCAAAAAAACTGATCTGAAAGGAGACAAAAAAACTGATCTGAAAGGAGACAAAAAAACTGATCTGAAAGGAGACAAAAAACCTGATCTGGAAGGAGACAAAAAACCTGATCTGGAAGGAGACAAAAAACCTGATCTGGAAGGAGACAAAAAAACTGATCTGGAAGGAGACAAAAAAACTGATCTGGAAGGAGACAAAAAACCTGATCTGGAAGGAGACAAAAAACCTGATCTGGAAGGAGACAAAAAATCTGATCTGGAAGGAGACAAAAAATCTGATCTGGAAGGAGACAAAAAACCTGATCTGAAAGGAGACCAAAAACCTGATCTGGAAGGAGACAAAAAACCTGATCAGGAAGGAGACAAAAAACCTGATCTGAAAGGAGACACGCAAGACTGCTCCATAAAGTGCCATGTGTGCGGGAAAATAACTACTCGTATGCTGGGTTTGCGAAGGCACCTTCTAATTCACTTCAACAATGGAGCATACAAGTGCTCTGCGTGTCCAAAGACTTTTATATCAAATGCTGATTTGAGATCGCACCTGAGATCAAAAAGATCTTGCAGGGAGAAATGTTCTGATGAAGTAATTACTACCGGGCTCCACGTCAAATCTGTTCCTGGTGAGTACAACTGTCCTTACTGTGGGGACACTTTCCAGCTCCCAGATGATCTGAGAGGACACACAAAAGACTGTTCCAGAAAGTGCCATGTGtgtgggaaaactactgctcgAATGCTGGATATGCGAAGGCACATGTTAAAGCACAACAACAATGGCCCGTACAAGTGCCCGGTGTGTCCAAGGACTTTTATATCCCATACTGATTTGAAGATGcacctaaaaacaaaaaaactttgTCGGGAGAAATGTTCTGATGTAATGATGAATGAATTACTCTCTTCAGCAGATGGTAAATGTAGGGAAAATGTCAATGAAGCAGGAGTCGTGACAAGGTGCCAACAACCAAGCTCTAACAACACAGCCAGGCCTTTGAAGAGCATTGAAGAGTTCTTTGAAGAATTCTCTCATGACTTGCAGCAGTCCGATAACAGCATAAGTAGTGAAGTGAACCTGAATAGCCTGAATAGCCTCGACGAAGACTACAGTGACGAGATCAGTCAATACCAACCCATGAAGGATGTTGACCTGAATTGCCTCCACGAAGACTCCATCATGACCACTGAAGACTACAGTGACGAGATCAGTCAATACCCACCCGTTAAGGACGTTGACTTGAATACCCTCCATGAAGACTACAGTCAGGCTGAGATCAGTCAATACCAACCCGTTAAGGACGTTGACCCAGTGGAGGACAGAAGGTCTGTGGATGATTCAGGGGGAAATGAGATGGCCAATGACAAAGAACCAAACTCAACCGAATGCTTAACAGAGGAGCAAGTGTCCCACACTGAGGCATGCCCTCTCCaggattctcaatcagagacgagCGGAGAAGTGAAGAACGAGATACAG AGAGGGAAACTGCAGGCTGAGGCAACGGGTTCCCAAGGACAGAAAAGAAGAGgcagaaagaggaaagagagaagaggacgtGGTGTCAGAAATGAGAAGACCGAGGCAAAGGGTGTGAAAAGAGAGCACTCACCTGAGACTGA GGAAGATGCTGAACCATCATATAAAGAACTTTGGACCTCTGTCAATGAAAGGACCTCTGTCAATGATTCTG TCTACTCCTCCCCCATCTTCACCAAGCAGAGCAGGCAGGCCTATTGCCCTAGAGACTCCAGACTCCATACAGACACagtgtgtacacatgctgcttcAGAGACAgttcttccttcagacaagcatgTTCATTTGCGCAATGTCTCTCGTTTGCTCTCAtcatatttagctagcagcctccaTGGACATTTGCTATtacttgtgctaattttgttagcattctggtaa